Proteins from one Clostridiaceae bacterium genomic window:
- a CDS encoding TRAP transporter small permease, giving the protein MIKILKLVDKYIIKVLQALVVFLIAAMVLLICLQVLFRYLLKIPAAWTEDLSRLAQVWCVFIASGLGVRYLEHPRAEILLKCLKPRFAAFLEVLMNLLIIFMGIILIRYGIKFVIATRMDYETSLRYPKNMFYIPAVVGGIMYVFYSAMHIIQVFKTKSPFINDSPKEV; this is encoded by the coding sequence TTGATAAAAATACTAAAGCTTGTTGACAAATATATAATTAAGGTGTTGCAAGCTCTGGTGGTGTTCTTGATAGCAGCAATGGTCCTGCTGATCTGCCTGCAAGTATTGTTCCGTTACTTGTTGAAAATACCTGCCGCTTGGACTGAAGACCTTTCAAGACTTGCTCAGGTATGGTGCGTATTTATAGCTTCTGGACTGGGTGTCCGGTATTTAGAACATCCCAGGGCCGAGATATTGTTAAAATGCCTGAAACCACGATTTGCCGCGTTCCTGGAAGTACTTATGAACTTGTTGATTATATTTATGGGAATTATATTAATCCGTTATGGTATTAAATTTGTAATTGCAACGCGAATGGACTATGAGACAAGTCTGAGATATCCTAAGAACATGTTTTATATCCCCGCGGTAGTGGGAGGTATCATGTATGTATTCTATTCTGCAATGCATATAATTCAAGTTTTTAAGACTAAATCCCCGTTTATTAATGACTCTCCGAAGGAGGTATAG